A window of the Bradyrhizobium ottawaense genome harbors these coding sequences:
- a CDS encoding ABC transporter substrate-binding protein: MTEFKITDPRGLLRTTRRDFVKGAGAVAAAAATGVAGMGSAYADDKVLNLLSWPGHGDPAFVKPFEDKYGVKVVAKEYVGGEPMLALMNQSPPGTFDVVLADAEYIHMLQEGRLIDALNPADFPLADYWPEFQHFPLHWAGDNLYSVMIRFGYLGMAYRSDALTPDDVKSYKALWNPKVKGKVGFFDWYLPTMGCLSLYDGNKPPFDIADPAFGKLKKTLFSLKPQESGFYSMADQFAMLTNGSAAVIPGIGDWVVLLLQKNGVPVEAVVPEEGGIQWTESMSVVSTSTKKDLAKAFIQYASSPEGQFRSARLPAYWASIPNKKGWEQMNKEAPTDAVKLRHTFDKRNVMDEYKDGKIFIRQTPLKQSIEAWNDTWSEFKAM, from the coding sequence ATGACCGAGTTCAAGATCACCGATCCGCGAGGGCTTCTTCGCACGACGCGACGCGACTTCGTAAAAGGCGCCGGCGCCGTTGCTGCGGCGGCGGCCACCGGCGTCGCCGGAATGGGCTCCGCGTATGCGGACGACAAGGTGCTCAATCTCCTGTCCTGGCCCGGTCACGGCGACCCCGCCTTTGTGAAGCCGTTCGAGGACAAGTACGGCGTCAAGGTCGTGGCCAAGGAATATGTCGGCGGCGAGCCGATGCTCGCGCTGATGAACCAGTCCCCGCCCGGCACTTTCGACGTGGTTCTGGCGGACGCCGAATACATCCACATGCTGCAGGAAGGCAGACTTATCGACGCCTTGAACCCGGCGGACTTCCCGCTCGCCGATTATTGGCCCGAGTTCCAGCATTTCCCGTTGCATTGGGCCGGTGACAATCTCTATTCGGTGATGATCCGATTCGGCTATCTCGGCATGGCCTACCGGAGCGACGCGTTGACGCCTGACGACGTCAAGTCCTACAAGGCGCTCTGGAACCCTAAAGTGAAAGGCAAGGTTGGCTTCTTCGACTGGTACCTACCAACCATGGGCTGCCTCAGCCTATACGACGGCAACAAGCCGCCCTTCGACATCGCCGATCCGGCTTTCGGCAAGCTCAAGAAGACCTTGTTCTCGCTGAAGCCGCAGGAAAGCGGGTTCTACAGCATGGCCGACCAGTTCGCGATGCTAACCAATGGCTCTGCGGCCGTGATCCCCGGCATCGGGGACTGGGTCGTGCTGCTGCTGCAGAAGAACGGCGTTCCGGTCGAGGCGGTGGTGCCTGAGGAGGGCGGCATCCAGTGGACCGAGTCCATGTCGGTCGTGTCGACTTCCACCAAGAAAGATTTGGCGAAGGCTTTCATCCAGTATGCAAGCTCGCCCGAGGGCCAGTTTCGCTCCGCGCGCCTGCCGGCCTACTGGGCATCCATCCCCAACAAGAAAGGATGGGAGCAGATGAACAAGGAAGCTCCCACTGACGCCGTCAAGCTCCGTCACACGTTCGACAAGCGCAATGTCATGGACGAGTACAAGGACGGCAAGATTTTCATCCGGCAAACGCCCCTGAAGCAAAGCATCGAGGCCTGGAACGACACTTGGTCCGAATTCAAGGCCATGTGA
- a CDS encoding LysR family transcriptional regulator, whose translation MDLRQLKYFVQIAESGNFSRAAEVLRIAQPSLSQQIKSLEEELGVKLLVRHARGVTATEPGQQLYDHARRILQELDHAKDTVRSRTSDPSGRVSVGLPTSACRGLSLPLFRIMAERLPNVTFHLVEAMTGYLDELIQAGRLDVALLYDHKAFEHVAWTEMMTEDLMLFVHKSSPIAKRKSVSFRKVFDFPIVLPGRPNVLRTVIEQLAARHDITPAVKDCDSLPAIAKLVCNSNYMAIMPHFAFIDEMARGEMVAIPILDPVPSWTLAVVVSQRTMNTRGSEAVARVLADLIADMVEQGTWRAKLRGEKFNRETLA comes from the coding sequence ATGGATCTGCGTCAGCTCAAATACTTCGTGCAAATAGCAGAAAGCGGCAATTTCTCTCGCGCCGCTGAAGTGCTCCGCATCGCACAGCCTTCGCTCAGTCAGCAAATCAAAAGCCTTGAAGAAGAGCTCGGGGTTAAACTTCTGGTACGCCACGCAAGAGGCGTAACCGCAACCGAACCCGGACAGCAGCTATACGACCACGCCCGCCGGATTCTTCAGGAACTCGATCACGCCAAGGATACCGTGCGCTCGCGGACATCCGATCCATCAGGCCGGGTGTCTGTCGGACTGCCGACATCTGCTTGCCGCGGATTGTCGCTCCCGCTCTTTCGGATAATGGCCGAGCGCCTGCCAAACGTGACGTTCCATCTCGTCGAAGCAATGACGGGATATCTTGACGAACTCATACAGGCGGGTCGTCTCGATGTGGCGCTTCTGTACGATCACAAGGCTTTCGAACACGTCGCATGGACAGAGATGATGACGGAAGACCTGATGCTTTTCGTGCACAAGAGCAGCCCGATAGCGAAGCGAAAATCCGTGTCCTTCAGGAAAGTGTTTGATTTTCCCATCGTTCTTCCAGGGCGCCCGAACGTCCTTCGAACCGTGATAGAACAGCTGGCTGCCCGTCACGATATCACGCCTGCGGTCAAGGACTGCGACAGTCTGCCTGCCATCGCGAAGCTAGTCTGCAATTCAAACTACATGGCGATCATGCCACACTTTGCTTTTATCGATGAAATGGCGCGGGGGGAGATGGTGGCGATCCCGATCCTAGACCCGGTTCCATCATGGACGCTTGCAGTTGTGGTTTCGCAAAGAACCATGAACACGCGTGGAAGCGAGGCGGTTGCCCGCGTGTTGGCGGATCTGATCGCGGACATGGTGGAGCAAGGCACTTGGCGCGCAAAACTCCGGGGTGAGAAGTTTAACAGGGAGACGCTGGCCTGA
- a CDS encoding GlxA family transcriptional regulator, protein MIVEPAWAAVDIAISRNKSEIVRRRFFNIVELHRCAGFCTDLEIEFCKLGHNNRKPTILAKDTPYPAVQGLGSGARRARKERMKKMSAKPARRSIAIVVPPNAQSLDVSGPLDAFLEANRQSSGRVHYDVRLVAIDAGRTIRAGGMSLIADSSIFDDSKAIDTLLVAGTPDFALAYSSGDFHTWLRRRAPKARRYGSVCTGAFFLGAAGLLDGLNATTHWQHAAELAERFPAAKVVPDQIYVEDGSLCTGAGVTAGIDLALKLIEDDHGRDIALMVARRLVVFLKRPGGQSQFSAHLAAQIANEGRIQSVQHWILDHLPLDLTLASLAERAAMSVRNFSRVFQDETGITPADFVEMARVDSARRLLEESDTPLQRVASRCGFASPDTMRRAFVRRIGTGPSDYRERFRR, encoded by the coding sequence GTGATCGTTGAACCGGCGTGGGCCGCTGTAGATATCGCCATCAGCCGCAACAAGAGCGAAATCGTGAGAAGGCGTTTTTTTAACATCGTCGAACTCCATCGTTGTGCTGGATTTTGCACTGATCTGGAAATAGAATTCTGTAAGCTTGGCCACAACAACCGGAAGCCGACGATTCTGGCCAAAGACACGCCATATCCGGCCGTGCAGGGTTTAGGTTCTGGCGCTCGAAGAGCGCGCAAAGAAAGGATGAAGAAGATGAGTGCGAAACCGGCGCGGAGGTCGATTGCCATTGTCGTGCCGCCGAACGCGCAATCGCTGGACGTGTCGGGTCCGCTCGACGCCTTTCTTGAAGCAAACCGTCAATCATCCGGCCGGGTTCACTACGATGTCCGGCTGGTGGCCATCGATGCCGGCCGAACGATCAGGGCAGGCGGCATGTCGTTGATTGCGGATAGTTCGATTTTCGACGATTCCAAGGCTATCGATACACTTCTTGTTGCCGGCACGCCTGACTTCGCACTCGCTTATTCGAGCGGAGATTTTCACACCTGGCTGCGCCGCCGCGCACCGAAGGCACGGAGATACGGCTCGGTATGTACCGGGGCGTTTTTTCTCGGCGCCGCAGGCCTGCTTGACGGATTGAATGCAACGACGCACTGGCAACACGCGGCAGAACTTGCGGAACGCTTTCCGGCAGCCAAGGTCGTGCCGGACCAGATCTATGTCGAGGATGGCTCACTATGTACGGGCGCCGGGGTCACCGCCGGGATCGATCTTGCTCTAAAGTTGATCGAGGACGATCATGGTCGGGATATCGCGCTGATGGTCGCTCGTCGGTTGGTGGTGTTTCTCAAGCGCCCCGGAGGTCAATCACAGTTCAGTGCGCACCTTGCGGCGCAAATCGCAAACGAGGGGCGGATTCAGTCCGTGCAACACTGGATCCTCGACCATCTTCCGCTCGATCTTACCTTGGCGTCCCTGGCGGAACGAGCTGCCATGAGCGTGCGCAATTTTTCGCGTGTGTTTCAAGACGAGACGGGCATTACACCTGCGGACTTTGTCGAGATGGCGCGCGTGGATTCGGCCCGGCGTCTGCTGGAGGAAAGCGATACCCCGTTGCAAAGAGTGGCTTCGCGCTGCGGCTTTGCGAGTCCAGATACAATGCGGCGGGCCTTCGTAAGGCGGATCGGCACCGGACCCAGTGACTATCGAGAACGATTTCGGCGATAG
- a CDS encoding glutathione S-transferase family protein — translation MYQLHYFPANANAAPHMLLEELGAKYELLLVDRTKDAQKSKEYLKLNPNGRIPTLVDNSLVLSEAAAIVLHLVDQHGRAGLAPKVGTPERAKFYQWLTFLTNSLQEELMIWQYPERLAGKNSTATEVVKRSAEARARSFLDVVEDHLKANGPLFLGNKLSAIDFYLVMLCRWARPMARPPRSRFNIAKLLDKVTALPSVRRAYEREGITDEIC, via the coding sequence ATGTATCAGCTTCACTATTTTCCCGCGAATGCCAATGCAGCGCCGCACATGCTGCTCGAAGAGCTCGGCGCCAAATATGAGCTTCTGCTCGTCGACCGGACCAAGGACGCTCAGAAATCCAAGGAATATCTCAAGCTCAATCCGAACGGACGTATCCCGACCTTGGTCGATAACAGTCTGGTCTTGTCTGAGGCCGCTGCCATCGTACTTCACCTTGTCGATCAACATGGCAGAGCCGGGCTTGCACCGAAGGTCGGAACGCCAGAGCGCGCAAAGTTCTATCAGTGGCTGACCTTTCTGACGAACTCGCTGCAGGAAGAGTTGATGATCTGGCAATATCCGGAGCGTCTGGCCGGTAAGAACTCGACAGCCACGGAAGTGGTCAAGCGCAGCGCAGAAGCGCGTGCCCGCAGCTTTCTTGATGTCGTCGAAGATCATCTCAAGGCCAATGGCCCATTGTTCCTCGGCAACAAACTCAGCGCCATCGACTTCTATCTCGTCATGCTCTGCCGCTGGGCGCGCCCGATGGCCAGACCGCCCCGCTCGCGTTTCAACATCGCAAAACTCCTCGACAAGGTAACCGCTCTACCGTCGGTGCGACGCGCCTACGAGCGCGAAGGCATTACCGACGAGATCTGCTGA
- a CDS encoding winged helix-turn-helix domain-containing protein: MTTDIINRNTPDPIDLPFVGTWILPRAQPRETMLRVGPLELDLIDRTGKRGERPIDLRPREFQLLKYMMQRSDQLLTRAILFQEVWHYKFDPETNLVDVHMGRLRRKVDGSNEAPMIRNVRGAGFVLSATPSQATPTRTAERSTNPAIGDLSPRSVERILQ; this comes from the coding sequence GTGACTACTGACATCATCAACCGCAACACGCCCGACCCGATCGACCTGCCGTTTGTCGGCACTTGGATTCTGCCACGAGCCCAGCCAAGAGAAACGATGCTACGCGTGGGACCGCTAGAGCTCGATCTCATTGATCGGACTGGGAAGCGTGGCGAGCGGCCGATCGACCTGAGGCCGCGCGAGTTCCAGTTGCTCAAATACATGATGCAGCGAAGCGACCAGTTGCTAACGCGGGCTATCCTCTTCCAAGAGGTGTGGCACTATAAATTCGATCCTGAAACGAACCTTGTCGATGTTCATATGGGTCGGCTGCGTCGCAAGGTCGACGGGTCAAATGAAGCGCCCATGATTCGCAATGTCCGCGGCGCTGGCTTCGTTCTCAGTGCGACCCCATCGCAAGCCACACCGACGAGAACTGCTGAACGATCGACCAATCCGGCCATCGGAGACCTGTCTCCGCGGTCGGTGGAAAGGATATTGCAATGA